From a single Anomaloglossus baeobatrachus isolate aAnoBae1 chromosome 4, aAnoBae1.hap1, whole genome shotgun sequence genomic region:
- the NTF3 gene encoding neurotrophin-3 isoform X2 — protein sequence MRKILQVNKVMSILFCVMFLPYLCGIHATTMDKRNLPESSMNSLFIKLMQADLLKNKIPKQVVNAKEVKQQSTIPKAQILDVDMVDSGKSDFQPVISIEAELFKQQRQKRYNSPRVLLSDSLPLEPPPLFLMDDFIGHSSSSNRTSRRKRFADHKSHRGEYSVCDSESSWVTNKSNAIDIRGHQVTVLGEIKTGNSPVKQYFYETRCKYARPVKNGCRGIDDKHWNSQCKTSQTYVRALTSENNILVGWRWIRIDTSCVCALSRKIGRT from the coding sequence ATCTTACAGGTGAATAAGGTGATGTCCATCCTGTTCTGTGTGATGTTTCTTCCTTATCTTTGTGGCATCCACGCTACCACCATGGATAAAAGGAATTTGCCAGAAAGTTCCATGAATTCCCTATTTATTAAGCTCATGCAAGCAGACCTTCTAAAAAACAAGATTCCCAAGCAAGTGGTCAACGCCAAGGAGGTCAAGCAGCAAAGTACGATCCCGAAAGCGCAAATACTTGACGTGGACATGGTTGACAGTGGGAAATCCGACTTCCAACCGGTCATCTCAATCGAAGCGGAGCTGTTTAAGCAGCAAAGACAAAAACGCTACAACTCACCGCGTGTGCTTTTGAGTGATAGTCTTCCCTTGGAACCACCGCCGTTGTTTCTTATGGATGACTTCATCGGACACTCTTCATCTTCCAACAGAACCTCAAGGAGGAAAAGATTTGCAGACCACAAAAGTCACCGAGGGGAATACTCCGTGTGCGATAGCGAAAGTTCGTGGGTCACAAATAAGTCGAATGCGATTGACATTCGGGGGCACCAAGTAACTGTGTTGGGTGAAATTAAGACTGGGAATTCACCCGTCAAGCAATATTTTTACGAAACCAGATGTAAATACGCAAGACCGGTCAAAAATGGCTGCCGAGGAATTGACGACAAACACTGGAATTCTCAATGTAAAACATCCCAAACTTATGTTCGGGCATTGACTTCAGAAAACAATATACTGGTGGGCTGGCGATGGATAAGGATAGACACGTCTTGCGTGTGCGCGTTATCGAGGAAAATAGGAAGAACATAG
- the NTF3 gene encoding neurotrophin-3 isoform X1, whose product MVNPAATILQVNKVMSILFCVMFLPYLCGIHATTMDKRNLPESSMNSLFIKLMQADLLKNKIPKQVVNAKEVKQQSTIPKAQILDVDMVDSGKSDFQPVISIEAELFKQQRQKRYNSPRVLLSDSLPLEPPPLFLMDDFIGHSSSSNRTSRRKRFADHKSHRGEYSVCDSESSWVTNKSNAIDIRGHQVTVLGEIKTGNSPVKQYFYETRCKYARPVKNGCRGIDDKHWNSQCKTSQTYVRALTSENNILVGWRWIRIDTSCVCALSRKIGRT is encoded by the coding sequence ATCTTACAGGTGAATAAGGTGATGTCCATCCTGTTCTGTGTGATGTTTCTTCCTTATCTTTGTGGCATCCACGCTACCACCATGGATAAAAGGAATTTGCCAGAAAGTTCCATGAATTCCCTATTTATTAAGCTCATGCAAGCAGACCTTCTAAAAAACAAGATTCCCAAGCAAGTGGTCAACGCCAAGGAGGTCAAGCAGCAAAGTACGATCCCGAAAGCGCAAATACTTGACGTGGACATGGTTGACAGTGGGAAATCCGACTTCCAACCGGTCATCTCAATCGAAGCGGAGCTGTTTAAGCAGCAAAGACAAAAACGCTACAACTCACCGCGTGTGCTTTTGAGTGATAGTCTTCCCTTGGAACCACCGCCGTTGTTTCTTATGGATGACTTCATCGGACACTCTTCATCTTCCAACAGAACCTCAAGGAGGAAAAGATTTGCAGACCACAAAAGTCACCGAGGGGAATACTCCGTGTGCGATAGCGAAAGTTCGTGGGTCACAAATAAGTCGAATGCGATTGACATTCGGGGGCACCAAGTAACTGTGTTGGGTGAAATTAAGACTGGGAATTCACCCGTCAAGCAATATTTTTACGAAACCAGATGTAAATACGCAAGACCGGTCAAAAATGGCTGCCGAGGAATTGACGACAAACACTGGAATTCTCAATGTAAAACATCCCAAACTTATGTTCGGGCATTGACTTCAGAAAACAATATACTGGTGGGCTGGCGATGGATAAGGATAGACACGTCTTGCGTGTGCGCGTTATCGAGGAAAATAGGAAGAACATAG
- the NTF3 gene encoding neurotrophin-3 isoform X3, whose translation MSILFCVMFLPYLCGIHATTMDKRNLPESSMNSLFIKLMQADLLKNKIPKQVVNAKEVKQQSTIPKAQILDVDMVDSGKSDFQPVISIEAELFKQQRQKRYNSPRVLLSDSLPLEPPPLFLMDDFIGHSSSSNRTSRRKRFADHKSHRGEYSVCDSESSWVTNKSNAIDIRGHQVTVLGEIKTGNSPVKQYFYETRCKYARPVKNGCRGIDDKHWNSQCKTSQTYVRALTSENNILVGWRWIRIDTSCVCALSRKIGRT comes from the coding sequence ATGTCCATCCTGTTCTGTGTGATGTTTCTTCCTTATCTTTGTGGCATCCACGCTACCACCATGGATAAAAGGAATTTGCCAGAAAGTTCCATGAATTCCCTATTTATTAAGCTCATGCAAGCAGACCTTCTAAAAAACAAGATTCCCAAGCAAGTGGTCAACGCCAAGGAGGTCAAGCAGCAAAGTACGATCCCGAAAGCGCAAATACTTGACGTGGACATGGTTGACAGTGGGAAATCCGACTTCCAACCGGTCATCTCAATCGAAGCGGAGCTGTTTAAGCAGCAAAGACAAAAACGCTACAACTCACCGCGTGTGCTTTTGAGTGATAGTCTTCCCTTGGAACCACCGCCGTTGTTTCTTATGGATGACTTCATCGGACACTCTTCATCTTCCAACAGAACCTCAAGGAGGAAAAGATTTGCAGACCACAAAAGTCACCGAGGGGAATACTCCGTGTGCGATAGCGAAAGTTCGTGGGTCACAAATAAGTCGAATGCGATTGACATTCGGGGGCACCAAGTAACTGTGTTGGGTGAAATTAAGACTGGGAATTCACCCGTCAAGCAATATTTTTACGAAACCAGATGTAAATACGCAAGACCGGTCAAAAATGGCTGCCGAGGAATTGACGACAAACACTGGAATTCTCAATGTAAAACATCCCAAACTTATGTTCGGGCATTGACTTCAGAAAACAATATACTGGTGGGCTGGCGATGGATAAGGATAGACACGTCTTGCGTGTGCGCGTTATCGAGGAAAATAGGAAGAACATAG